From Streptomyces sp. NBC_01754, a single genomic window includes:
- a CDS encoding TetR/AcrR family transcriptional regulator, translating into MARQQKRSRRGDDPLTPERIIEAALRISDTEADLDRLTVRRLATELGVGTMTLYSYFRSKEEILDGMADHVLGRMRLPAEPDAGPAEALRTVGHAFLAMMREHPSVVRLFSTRVTDSPPALRGAMEAVLRRLVDAGIPGPLAVHCYGFLITYAIGFASYQTPRQWGRLPADEGAEQRRQRSHFYAGLPIEEFPLVVELADEVAELASDAQFAAGLETYIDSTVRVLDRDAAQA; encoded by the coding sequence ATGGCGCGGCAACAGAAGCGATCCAGGCGCGGCGACGACCCGCTCACCCCCGAGCGGATCATCGAGGCGGCCCTGAGGATCTCCGACACCGAGGCCGATCTGGACCGGCTGACGGTGCGTCGGCTGGCCACCGAGCTGGGGGTCGGCACGATGACGCTCTACAGCTACTTCCGCAGCAAGGAGGAGATCCTCGACGGGATGGCCGACCATGTCCTGGGGCGTATGCGGCTGCCCGCCGAGCCCGACGCCGGGCCCGCCGAGGCGCTGCGCACCGTCGGGCACGCCTTCCTCGCCATGATGCGCGAGCACCCGAGTGTCGTCCGGCTGTTCTCCACCCGCGTCACGGACAGTCCCCCCGCGCTCCGCGGCGCCATGGAGGCCGTCCTGCGGCGGCTCGTCGACGCGGGCATCCCCGGTCCGCTCGCCGTGCACTGCTACGGCTTCCTCATCACCTACGCCATCGGCTTCGCCAGCTACCAGACGCCGCGGCAGTGGGGGAGGCTGCCCGCGGACGAGGGGGCCGAGCAGCGCCGGCAGCGCAGCCACTTCTACGCGGGACTGCCGATCGAGGAGTTCCCGCTGGTGGTGGAGCTCGCCGACGAGGTCGCCGAACTGGCCTCCGACGCGCAGTTCGCCGCCGGTCTGGAGACGTACATCGACAGCACCGTCCGGGTGCTGGACCGGGATGCCGCCCAGGCCTGA
- the trpS gene encoding tryptophan--tRNA ligase, with protein sequence MTAATTAAAPDQSVSPAQRRSTELERQIALDPGRFRVLTGDRPTGALHLGHYFGTLHNRVRLQELGADVFVIIADYQVLTDRDVAERLTDHVEGLLLDYLAVGIDPGRTTVFNHSAVPALNQLLLPFLSLVSVAELGRNPTVKDEIAHSRQAAVSGLMYTYPVHQAADILFCKGDLVPVGQDQLPHLEVTRTVARRFNERYGDVFPEPDALLSATPLLLGTDGTKMSKSRGNSVALGASEDETARLIRGATTDADRHITYDPESRPGVSGLVLLAALCLDRDPHAVAEEIGGGGAAVLKRTVTDAVNARMAPIRARRAEYARDMGQVRDILRAGNARADAVAEATLDEVRKAMGMFR encoded by the coding sequence ATGACCGCCGCCACGACCGCCGCCGCCCCCGACCAGTCCGTGAGCCCCGCCCAGCGGCGCAGCACCGAGCTGGAGCGGCAGATCGCCCTGGACCCCGGACGCTTCCGGGTCCTCACCGGTGACCGGCCCACCGGGGCCCTGCACCTCGGGCACTACTTCGGCACCCTGCACAACCGGGTACGGCTCCAGGAGCTCGGCGCGGACGTCTTCGTGATCATCGCCGACTACCAGGTGCTCACCGACCGGGACGTCGCCGAACGGCTCACCGACCATGTGGAGGGGCTGCTGCTGGACTATCTGGCCGTCGGCATCGACCCCGGGCGGACGACGGTCTTCAACCACAGCGCCGTACCGGCCCTCAACCAGCTGCTGCTGCCGTTCCTCTCGCTGGTCTCCGTCGCCGAACTGGGCCGCAACCCCACCGTGAAGGACGAGATCGCCCACTCCCGGCAGGCCGCCGTCAGCGGGCTCATGTACACCTACCCGGTGCACCAGGCCGCCGACATCCTCTTCTGCAAGGGCGACCTCGTCCCCGTCGGACAGGACCAGCTGCCGCACCTGGAGGTCACCCGCACCGTCGCCCGGCGCTTCAACGAGCGGTACGGGGACGTCTTCCCGGAGCCCGACGCGCTGCTCTCCGCCACGCCCCTGCTGCTCGGCACCGACGGCACCAAGATGAGCAAGAGCCGTGGCAACTCCGTGGCCCTGGGAGCGAGCGAGGACGAGACGGCCCGGCTGATCAGGGGCGCCACCACCGACGCCGACCGCCACATCACCTACGACCCCGAGAGCCGCCCCGGCGTCTCCGGACTGGTGCTGCTGGCCGCGCTCTGCCTCGACCGGGACCCGCACGCCGTCGCCGAGGAGATCGGCGGCGGCGGCGCCGCCGTGCTGAAGCGGACGGTGACGGACGCGGTCAACGCCAGGATGGCGCCGATCCGGGCCCGGCGGGCCGAGTACGCCCGGGACATGGGCCAGGTGCGGGACATCCTGCGCGCCGGCAACGCCCGCGCCGACGCCGTGGCCGAGGCGACCCTGGACGAGGTGCGCAAGGCCATGGGCATGTTCCGCTGA
- a CDS encoding NAD-binding protein, which yields MLGFVPPLPHQPQPPTGGGHMLVCGDDALARRLAVELRYVYGERVTLLLPPGRDTARPELPLTQRARAAALFGRMSAAMNRTGTAGGAGDSDTNAGVEAVRIMEAPEPSDEVLEEAGVERAAALALVYDDDERNIRAALTARRLNPRLRLVIRLYNRKLGQHLETLLDQAAALAMPGLDPEVLDASTTVLSDADTAAPALAATAVTGSSKVIQAEGLLLRAAERTPPRQGELADPGLCTLALLSSTTHDPAGSEGSDSSGDDGPQLLPDQATVAAATGRGTVVLETISHAGPDRAPIRMGGRGAPLSHIFSRRLRWSALGVMAAAVALAVASVVTTGDSPLSATYLTLLDLLAMGDPAEDGPPARQIIQLLTGMAGLLLLPLLVAAVLEAFGSLRNASSLRRPPRGLSGHVVLLGLGKIGTRVLVRLRELDIPVVVVEEDPEARGIPLARGMHVPTVIGDVTQEGVLEAAKIGRARALLALTSIDTTNLEATLYARHVKPDLRVALRLYDDEFATAVYRTLRTAHPQALTRSRSVSHLAAPSFAVAMMGRQILGAVPVERKVMLFAALEVGSHPHLAGRTVEQAFRAGAWRVLALDATPPADRRPDLAAVPPYDPSGTDAASRPSGLVWNLDPDYALRPEDRVVIAATRRGLAELLRGQRATAGR from the coding sequence ATGCTGGGTTTCGTGCCCCCACTACCTCATCAGCCCCAACCCCCCACCGGCGGCGGTCACATGCTGGTCTGCGGCGACGACGCGCTCGCCCGGCGGCTCGCCGTGGAGCTGCGCTACGTGTACGGCGAACGGGTCACGCTGCTGCTCCCACCGGGCCGCGACACCGCCCGCCCCGAACTCCCGCTCACCCAGCGGGCCCGCGCCGCCGCCCTGTTCGGCCGGATGTCGGCGGCGATGAACCGCACCGGCACGGCGGGCGGCGCCGGGGACAGCGACACCAACGCCGGGGTGGAGGCGGTGCGCATCATGGAGGCGCCCGAGCCCTCCGACGAGGTGCTGGAGGAGGCCGGGGTCGAACGGGCCGCCGCCCTCGCCCTGGTCTACGACGACGACGAGCGCAACATCCGGGCCGCCCTGACGGCCCGTCGGCTCAACCCGCGGCTGCGGCTGGTCATCCGGCTCTACAACCGCAAGCTGGGCCAGCACCTGGAGACGCTGCTCGACCAGGCGGCGGCGCTCGCGATGCCCGGCCTGGACCCGGAGGTGCTGGACGCCTCCACGACCGTCCTGTCCGACGCCGACACCGCCGCCCCGGCGCTGGCCGCCACCGCGGTGACCGGCAGCAGCAAGGTCATCCAGGCCGAGGGCCTGCTCCTGCGCGCCGCCGAACGCACCCCGCCCCGGCAGGGCGAGCTCGCCGACCCCGGACTGTGCACCCTGGCGCTGCTCTCCTCCACCACCCACGACCCGGCCGGTTCCGAGGGCTCCGACAGCAGCGGCGACGACGGGCCCCAACTCCTGCCCGACCAGGCGACGGTGGCCGCCGCCACCGGGCGGGGCACGGTGGTCCTGGAGACCATCAGCCACGCCGGCCCCGACCGTGCCCCGATCCGCATGGGCGGCCGGGGCGCGCCGCTGAGCCACATCTTCTCGCGCCGGCTGCGCTGGTCGGCGCTGGGGGTGATGGCCGCGGCCGTGGCCCTGGCCGTCGCCTCCGTCGTCACGACCGGCGACAGCCCGTTGAGCGCCACCTACCTGACCCTGCTCGACCTGCTCGCGATGGGCGATCCGGCGGAGGACGGGCCGCCGGCGCGCCAGATCATCCAGCTGCTCACCGGGATGGCCGGATTACTGCTGCTGCCGCTGCTGGTCGCCGCCGTCCTGGAAGCGTTCGGTTCCCTGCGCAACGCCTCCTCGCTGCGCCGCCCGCCGCGCGGCCTGTCCGGCCACGTGGTGCTGCTCGGCCTCGGCAAGATCGGCACCCGGGTGCTGGTGCGGCTGCGGGAACTGGACATCCCGGTGGTGGTCGTCGAGGAGGACCCGGAGGCCCGCGGTATCCCGCTGGCCCGCGGCATGCACGTGCCCACGGTCATCGGCGACGTCACCCAGGAAGGTGTCCTGGAGGCGGCGAAGATCGGCCGGGCGCGTGCCCTGCTCGCCCTGACGAGCATCGACACCACCAACCTCGAAGCGACGCTGTACGCCCGGCACGTCAAACCCGACCTGCGGGTGGCCCTGCGGCTGTACGACGACGAGTTCGCCACCGCCGTCTACCGCACCCTGCGCACCGCCCACCCGCAGGCCCTGACCCGTTCCCGCTCGGTGTCCCACCTGGCCGCGCCGTCGTTCGCGGTCGCCATGATGGGCCGGCAGATCCTCGGCGCGGTCCCGGTCGAGCGCAAGGTGATGCTCTTCGCCGCCCTGGAGGTGGGCAGCCACCCGCATCTGGCGGGCCGCACCGTCGAGCAGGCGTTCCGGGCCGGTGCCTGGCGGGTCCTGGCGCTGGACGCGACCCCGCCGGCCGACCGCCGCCCGGACCTGGCCGCCGTACCGCCGTACGACCCCTCGGGCACGGACGCGGCGAGCCGGCCCTCCGGGCTGGTCTGGAACCTGGACCCGGACTATGCGCTGCGCCCGGAGGACCGGGTGGTGATCGCCGCGACCCGGCGCGGTCTGGCGGAACTGCTGCGCGGGCAGCGGGCGACGGCCGGGCGGTAG
- a CDS encoding maleate cis-trans isomerase family protein, protein MSLGFGHLARIGHLYPSGGLCDHEIQLMAPDGVQFVTTRLPFRSTGIRDDLRLVEDLERHAGLLADAEVDLVAVNCTAATLLAGPERIKERIRAATGIEAVTTIEAVLAALRALGIRRPALLTPYPDEVVEAERTYLRSHGVEVVTHLGIPCATPVEQAVIEPGRWFGLASSVDPSTVDGVLLSCAGIRVASELRRIEHRLGLPVVASNQALLWQLLRDLRIPAGTSRYGSLLDDGPDRAGA, encoded by the coding sequence GTGAGCCTCGGATTCGGCCATCTCGCCCGGATCGGCCACCTGTACCCGTCGGGCGGACTGTGCGACCACGAGATCCAGTTGATGGCTCCCGACGGGGTGCAGTTCGTCACCACCCGTCTCCCGTTCCGCAGCACCGGCATCCGCGACGACCTGCGGCTGGTCGAGGACCTGGAACGGCACGCCGGGTTGCTGGCGGACGCGGAGGTCGACCTCGTCGCGGTCAACTGCACCGCCGCGACGCTGCTCGCCGGGCCGGAACGGATCAAGGAGCGGATCAGGGCGGCGACCGGGATCGAGGCGGTCACCACGATCGAGGCCGTGCTCGCCGCGCTCCGGGCCCTGGGGATCCGCCGCCCCGCCCTGCTGACGCCCTACCCGGACGAGGTCGTCGAGGCCGAGAGGACGTACCTGCGGTCGCACGGCGTCGAGGTCGTCACACACCTGGGCATACCGTGCGCGACACCGGTGGAGCAGGCCGTGATCGAGCCCGGCAGATGGTTCGGCCTGGCGAGCTCGGTCGACCCGTCCACGGTCGACGGTGTCCTCCTGAGCTGTGCGGGTATCCGCGTCGCGTCCGAACTGCGACGGATCGAGCACCGGCTCGGCCTGCCCGTGGTGGCGAGCAACCAGGCCCTGCTGTGGCAGCTGCTGCGGGACCTGCGCATCCCCGCGGGGACGAGCCGGTACGGGTCGCTGCTCGACGACGGCCCCGACCGGGCCGGCGCGTGA
- a CDS encoding MFS transporter, which produces MTTTRSASQQSRRAVFASWIGTTVEYYDFAIYGLAASLIFANLFFPSTDPAVGTLLSLSSFAVGYLTRPLGALVFGHFGDRIGRKTVLVVTLVLMGASTFVIGLLPSYSQIGIAAPVLLIIARLLQGFSVGGEYGGAVLMTVEHTSDRKRGLFGSLVNTGATAGLVLANVVFLLVFQLPDEQMMSWGWRIPFLLSGVLVVIGLVSRLALEESPDFADAKEEGSVRELPVLEVLREHLGTVLLVAVGIIAAGSAFTMTTVFSLTYGKVALGMDNSAMLKVLLPATAVILVGLPLFGHLSDRVGVRPVFLAGAASLIVLPFAWFALMDTGQYVLMLLGFSLLFVGYAANYAVVPAYFSQVFPPAVRFTGMSIGFTLGLIAGNAIAPAVSAWLLEATGGWVAIAGYMAVTGVLSLVAGIFLRLPGADGQQPAVRAPAQDAQGVR; this is translated from the coding sequence ATGACCACGACTCGGTCTGCAAGCCAACAGAGCAGACGGGCAGTGTTCGCGAGCTGGATCGGTACGACGGTCGAGTACTACGACTTCGCGATCTACGGCCTGGCCGCCTCACTGATCTTCGCCAACCTGTTCTTCCCCTCGACGGATCCCGCGGTGGGGACGCTCCTGTCCCTGTCCAGCTTCGCCGTGGGCTATCTGACGCGGCCGCTCGGCGCCCTGGTCTTCGGCCACTTCGGCGACCGCATCGGCCGTAAGACGGTGCTGGTGGTCACGCTCGTCCTGATGGGCGCGTCGACCTTCGTGATCGGGCTGCTGCCCAGTTACTCCCAGATCGGCATCGCCGCCCCCGTACTCCTGATCATCGCCCGCCTGCTCCAGGGCTTCTCCGTCGGCGGCGAGTACGGCGGCGCCGTGCTGATGACGGTGGAGCACACCTCGGACCGCAAGCGCGGCCTGTTCGGTTCGCTGGTCAACACCGGTGCCACCGCGGGCCTCGTGCTGGCCAACGTGGTCTTCCTCCTGGTCTTCCAGCTGCCCGACGAGCAGATGATGTCCTGGGGCTGGCGCATCCCGTTCCTGCTCAGCGGCGTCCTCGTGGTCATCGGGCTCGTCTCCCGACTCGCGCTGGAGGAGTCCCCCGACTTCGCCGACGCCAAGGAGGAGGGCAGCGTCCGGGAACTGCCCGTCCTGGAGGTGCTGCGTGAGCACCTGGGCACCGTGCTGCTGGTGGCCGTGGGCATCATCGCCGCCGGCAGCGCCTTCACCATGACGACGGTGTTCTCCCTGACCTACGGGAAGGTGGCCCTCGGCATGGACAACAGCGCGATGCTCAAGGTGCTGCTGCCCGCGACCGCGGTGATCCTCGTCGGCCTGCCGCTCTTCGGCCACCTCTCCGACCGCGTCGGGGTACGGCCGGTGTTCCTGGCCGGTGCCGCCTCCCTCATCGTGCTGCCCTTCGCCTGGTTCGCCCTGATGGACACCGGACAGTACGTCCTGATGCTGCTGGGCTTCTCGCTGCTGTTCGTGGGCTACGCCGCCAACTACGCGGTGGTGCCCGCCTACTTCTCGCAGGTCTTCCCGCCCGCGGTCCGGTTCACCGGCATGTCGATCGGGTTCACCCTCGGACTCATCGCCGGCAACGCCATCGCCCCCGCGGTCTCCGCCTGGCTTCTGGAGGCCACCGGAGGCTGGGTGGCCATCGCGGGCTACATGGCGGTCACCGGGGTGCTGTCCCTGGTGGCCGGGATCTTCCTGCGGCTGCCCGGCGCCGACGGTCAGCAGCCCGCCGTCCGGGCGCCGGCCCAGGACGCACAGGGCGTTCGGTGA
- a CDS encoding alpha/beta fold hydrolase has translation MNGAGPAPVRRGFADTRHGQVHYAEHGTGEPVLLLHQTPRSWDEYRDVLPLLGDGFRAIATDTLGFGESARPAGPWSVEMFATGVLDVCDDLGLDRVALVGHHTGAVTALEVAAAAPDRIRALVLSGMPFVDAGRRRRVARRAPVDHVVPAPDGSHLLGLWNNRAPYYPTDRPDLLDRLVRDGLGVLDRVEDGHLAVNRYRMEERIGLVRSPTLALCGEFDTFSLPDLTKITDAIPGARAAVLPGTGVPAVDHRPEQFAATVRAFLRGTHPCPEPPGEAPAGLAGPHPHHRP, from the coding sequence GTGAACGGGGCCGGACCCGCCCCTGTGCGCCGCGGGTTCGCCGACACCCGCCACGGACAGGTGCACTACGCCGAGCACGGCACCGGCGAACCGGTGCTCCTGCTGCACCAGACCCCCCGCTCGTGGGACGAGTACCGCGACGTACTGCCCCTGCTCGGCGACGGGTTCCGGGCCATCGCGACGGACACCCTGGGATTCGGGGAGTCGGCCCGCCCGGCCGGTCCCTGGAGCGTCGAGATGTTCGCCACCGGGGTGCTCGACGTCTGTGACGACCTGGGCCTCGACCGGGTCGCTCTGGTCGGGCACCACACCGGCGCGGTGACCGCCCTGGAGGTGGCCGCCGCGGCGCCGGACCGGATACGTGCCCTCGTGCTCTCCGGGATGCCGTTCGTGGACGCCGGGCGCCGGCGGCGCGTGGCCCGGCGGGCACCCGTCGACCACGTCGTGCCGGCGCCGGACGGGTCACACCTCCTCGGGCTGTGGAACAACCGGGCCCCCTACTACCCGACGGACCGGCCGGACCTGCTGGACCGCCTGGTGCGGGACGGGCTGGGCGTCCTCGACCGCGTCGAGGACGGGCACCTGGCGGTGAACCGCTACCGGATGGAGGAGCGGATCGGACTGGTCCGCTCGCCGACGCTGGCCCTGTGCGGGGAGTTCGACACGTTCTCACTGCCGGACCTCACGAAGATCACCGACGCGATACCGGGAGCCCGTGCGGCCGTCCTGCCCGGCACCGGCGTACCGGCCGTCGACCACCGGCCCGAGCAGTTCGCCGCGACGGTCCGCGCCTTCCTGCGGGGCACGCACCCGTGCCCGGAACCGCCGGGCGAAGCGCCCGCGGGGCTCGCCGGGCCCCACCCCCACCACCGCCCCTGA
- a CDS encoding FMN reductase, translating into MFATAPLRIVAVSAGLSTPSSTRLLADRLAEATRERLAADQDRTVGVHVVELRDLAVSIANHLVTGFPPADLREAIDAVTGADGLIAVSPVFTASYSGLFKSFFDLIDNTALTGKPVLIAATGGTPRHSLVLEHAMRPLFAYLRAVTLPTSVYAASEDWGAPGDDHADGLPSRIRRAGGELASAVTGRTASGASRAATLDDGEDAVVPFAQQLAALRVD; encoded by the coding sequence GTGTTCGCCACCGCCCCGCTGCGGATCGTGGCCGTCTCGGCCGGTCTGAGCACCCCCTCGTCCACCCGGCTGCTGGCCGACCGGCTCGCCGAGGCCACCCGTGAACGGCTGGCCGCCGACCAGGACCGCACGGTCGGGGTCCACGTCGTCGAACTGCGCGATCTGGCCGTCTCCATCGCCAACCACCTGGTCACCGGCTTCCCGCCGGCCGACCTGCGGGAGGCGATCGACGCGGTGACGGGGGCGGACGGCCTGATCGCGGTGTCGCCCGTCTTCACCGCCTCGTACAGCGGCCTGTTCAAGTCCTTCTTCGACCTGATCGACAACACCGCCCTCACCGGCAAGCCGGTCCTGATCGCCGCGACCGGCGGTACGCCCCGGCACTCCCTGGTGCTGGAGCACGCGATGCGCCCGCTCTTCGCCTATCTGCGGGCCGTCACCCTGCCGACCTCGGTGTACGCGGCGTCCGAGGACTGGGGGGCGCCGGGCGACGACCACGCCGACGGCCTGCCGTCCCGGATCCGGCGCGCGGGCGGCGAACTCGCCTCCGCCGTCACCGGGCGCACCGCCTCCGGGGCGTCCCGGGCGGCCACGCTCGACGACGGCGAGGACGCGGTGGTGCCGTTCGCACAGCAGCTCGCCGCACTGCGGGTGGACTAG
- a CDS encoding alpha/beta fold hydrolase, translating to MDTQHRTVPLTGTSLSYHVTRPSAAGTPVVLLHPWFGCWQFWTSTTQHLSTRPCYAVDLYSPAAGEWSAAGPATLADAVVAMMDAEGLDRIDLVGNSVGGIVSQVVASTVPDRVRRLVLVGTGASTKGSLPGFAQAVDRWIATGQDGGAASRGAAEETVGMLFTGRPDPATWETYVQAVLRTDPAYVAAVLGAARRLDLLPRLGRITAPTLVIRGSEDRARTAEHSAALVAGIPTARSVEMPGAGHSPMVDRPDRFAALVAAHLDGEIPRGNRGEAGE from the coding sequence ATGGACACGCAGCACAGGACCGTACCCCTGACCGGGACGTCGCTCTCCTATCACGTCACCCGGCCGTCCGCGGCCGGAACACCGGTCGTACTCCTGCACCCGTGGTTCGGCTGCTGGCAGTTCTGGACCTCGACGACGCAGCACCTCTCCACCCGCCCGTGTTACGCCGTCGACCTCTACTCGCCCGCCGCCGGCGAGTGGTCCGCCGCCGGTCCGGCCACCCTCGCCGACGCCGTCGTGGCGATGATGGACGCCGAGGGGCTCGACCGGATCGACCTGGTGGGCAACTCGGTCGGCGGGATCGTCTCGCAGGTGGTCGCCTCCACGGTGCCGGACCGGGTGCGCCGCCTCGTCCTGGTCGGCACGGGGGCGAGCACCAAGGGCTCCCTGCCCGGCTTCGCCCAGGCGGTGGACCGGTGGATCGCGACCGGTCAGGACGGCGGGGCGGCGTCCCGCGGTGCCGCGGAGGAGACCGTCGGCATGCTGTTCACCGGCCGTCCCGACCCCGCGACGTGGGAGACCTACGTCCAGGCGGTCCTGCGGACGGACCCGGCGTACGTGGCGGCGGTCCTCGGCGCGGCGCGGCGACTGGACCTCCTGCCGCGCCTGGGGCGGATCACCGCCCCGACGCTGGTGATCCGCGGCAGCGAGGACCGCGCGCGCACCGCCGAGCACTCCGCCGCGCTCGTGGCGGGCATCCCCACGGCCCGCTCCGTCGAGATGCCGGGTGCCGGACACTCCCCGATGGTCGACCGGCCGGACCGGTTCGCCGCGCTCGTCGCGGCGCACCTGGACGGAGAGATCCCGCGGGGGAACCGTGGCGAGGCCGGCGAGTGA
- a CDS encoding PDR/VanB family oxidoreductase: protein MSDSETGVLELEVVALRRESDCVLSVELADPERRLLPSWEPGAHIDLGLPDHVRQYSLVGDPAQLHHYRVAVLAEPASTGGSRYVHEALRPGELVEVGGPRNNFPLVGADRYLFVAGGIGITPLLPMISRVHAEGRDWRLLYGGRSRRSAAFLSDLAPYGERVEVRPFDEFGHLDLATALGRPAEGTAVYCCGPEGLIAAVEQQCAAWPAGALHVERFSARPRDDEDDLRAFELVLGRSDRRLPVPADCSALDVLDAAGIDLPNACRDGVCGSCETPVLEGRPLHRDSLTDPDRTDVFLPCVSRAQTAELVLDL from the coding sequence ATGTCCGACAGTGAAACCGGTGTCCTGGAGCTCGAAGTCGTCGCCCTGCGACGGGAGTCCGACTGCGTACTCTCGGTCGAGCTCGCCGATCCCGAGCGCCGCCTACTGCCCTCCTGGGAGCCCGGTGCCCACATCGACCTCGGCCTGCCGGACCACGTGCGCCAGTACTCGCTGGTCGGGGATCCGGCGCAGCTCCACCACTACCGGGTGGCCGTGCTGGCGGAGCCCGCCTCCACGGGCGGATCACGCTATGTGCACGAGGCGCTGCGGCCCGGAGAGCTGGTGGAGGTCGGCGGGCCGCGCAACAACTTCCCGCTCGTCGGGGCGGACCGCTACCTCTTCGTCGCGGGCGGCATCGGCATCACGCCGCTGCTGCCGATGATCAGCCGGGTACACGCCGAAGGCCGGGACTGGCGCCTGCTCTACGGCGGGCGCTCCCGCCGGTCGGCCGCGTTCCTCTCCGACCTCGCGCCGTACGGGGAAAGAGTCGAGGTCCGGCCGTTCGACGAGTTCGGCCATCTCGACCTGGCGACCGCCCTGGGCAGGCCGGCCGAAGGCACGGCCGTGTACTGCTGCGGCCCGGAGGGACTGATCGCGGCCGTCGAGCAGCAGTGCGCGGCCTGGCCGGCGGGCGCGCTGCACGTCGAGCGGTTCTCCGCCCGGCCCCGCGACGACGAGGACGACCTGCGCGCTTTCGAGCTCGTCCTCGGCCGGTCCGACCGACGGCTCCCGGTGCCCGCCGACTGCTCGGCCCTCGACGTGCTGGACGCGGCCGGCATCGACCTGCCGAACGCCTGCCGGGACGGGGTCTGCGGCAGCTGCGAGACCCCGGTGCTCGAAGGCCGGCCCCTGCACCGCGACTCGCTGACCGACCCCGACCGCACCGACGTCTTCCTGCCGTGCGTGTCCCGCGCCCAGACCGCCGAGCTCGTGCTCGACCTGTGA
- a CDS encoding LLM class flavin-dependent oxidoreductase — protein MQFGIFTVGDVTTDPTTGRTPSENERIKATLAIARKAEEVGLDVFATGEHHNPPFVPSSPTTTLGYIAARTEKLILSTSTTLITTNDPVKIAEDYATLQHLADGRVDLMMGRGNTGPVYPWFGKDIRQGIPLAIENYALLHKLWREDVVDWEGRFRTPLQSFTATPRPLDGVPPFVWHGSIRSPEIAEQAAYYGDGFFHNNIFWPMEHTKKMVSLYRSRYAHYGHGTAEQAVVGLGGQVFMRKNSQDAVREFRPYFDNAPVYGHGPSLEDFTRETPLTVGSPQEVIERTLTFRDAVGDYQRQLFLMDHAGLPLKTVLEQLDLLGEEVVPVLREEFAALRPAGVPDAPVHPAVTAARAATAPKEV, from the coding sequence ATGCAGTTCGGCATCTTCACCGTCGGGGACGTCACCACCGACCCCACGACCGGCAGGACACCGAGCGAGAACGAGCGGATCAAGGCGACCCTCGCGATCGCGCGGAAGGCCGAGGAAGTGGGCCTGGACGTCTTCGCGACCGGTGAGCACCACAACCCGCCGTTCGTCCCCTCCTCGCCGACGACGACCCTCGGCTACATCGCGGCCCGCACCGAGAAGCTCATCCTCTCGACCTCGACCACGCTGATCACCACCAACGACCCGGTGAAGATCGCCGAGGACTACGCCACCCTCCAGCACCTCGCCGACGGCCGCGTCGACCTGATGATGGGCCGCGGCAACACCGGGCCGGTCTACCCGTGGTTCGGCAAGGACATCCGCCAGGGCATCCCGCTCGCGATCGAGAACTACGCTCTGCTGCACAAGCTGTGGCGCGAGGACGTCGTCGACTGGGAAGGCAGGTTCCGTACGCCGTTGCAGTCCTTCACCGCGACCCCGCGCCCGCTGGACGGCGTCCCGCCGTTCGTCTGGCACGGCTCCATCCGCTCCCCGGAGATCGCCGAGCAGGCCGCCTACTACGGCGACGGCTTCTTCCACAACAACATCTTCTGGCCCATGGAACACACCAAGAAGATGGTCTCCCTCTACCGCAGCCGCTACGCCCACTACGGCCACGGCACCGCGGAGCAGGCCGTCGTCGGTCTCGGCGGCCAGGTCTTCATGCGGAAGAACTCGCAGGACGCGGTCAGGGAGTTCCGCCCGTACTTCGACAACGCGCCGGTCTACGGGCACGGGCCCTCCCTGGAGGACTTCACCCGCGAGACCCCGCTCACCGTCGGCTCCCCGCAGGAGGTCATCGAGCGCACCCTGACCTTCCGCGACGCCGTCGGCGACTACCAGCGCCAGTTGTTCCTGATGGACCACGCCGGACTGCCGCTCAAGACGGTCCTGGAGCAGCTCGACCTCCTCGGCGAGGAGGTCGTCCCCGTACTGCGCGAGGAGTTCGCCGCCCTGCGCCCGGCCGGAGTGCCGGACGCCCCCGTCCACCCCGCGGTCACCGCGGCCCGCGCCGCGACCGCCCCGAAGGAGGTCTGA